Genomic segment of Pararhodobacter zhoushanensis:
TCTGGGCGACGCGGCCCCCGCCGTGTTCGTTTGCGATCCGGCACAACTGGATGTGCTGAGGCCTGTCGCCAAAGCGGCGGGCGCGCGGATCGAGACGCTGGACACGCAGGGCGGCGGCTCGCTGGGGGTGGCGATAGCGGCGGCGTCGGCAGCGTTCGACACGGTGGCGCGCGGGACCGATGATCTGGCGGCGCTGCTCTATACCTCGGGCACCACGGGGCGCTCGAAAGGCGCGATGCTCAGCCACGGCAACCTTTTGTCCAACACCCGCGCGCTGCAAGACGCGTGGCGGTTCAGCGCCAGCGACGTGCTGATCCACGCCCTGCCGGTGTTCCACACGCATGGGCTGTTCGTGGCGACCAATGTCACGCTGTTTTCCGGCGCGTCGATGATCCTGCTGCCCAAGTTCGACCCGGCGCGTATTCTGGCGCTGATGGCGCGGGCGACGGTGTTGATGGGCGTGCCCACGTTCTATGTCCGGCTGCTCGATCAGCCGGGCCTGTCGCGCGATGCCGTTGAAAACATGCGGCTCTTTGTTTCCGGTTCTGCGCCGCTGCTGGAGGAAACCCACCGCAGCTGGCAAGAGCGCACGGGCCACGCGATCCTTGAACGCTATGGCATGACCGAGACGAACATGAACGTCTCGAACCCTTATGACGGCGACCGGGTCGCGGGCACCGTCGGCCAGCCGTTGCCGGGGGTTGAGGTGATTGTCACCGATCCCGCGTCAGGCGCTGAGCTGCCGCAGGGTGAGATCGGCATGATCGAAGTGCGCGGGCCGAATGTGTTTCAGGGCTATTGGCAGATGCCGGAAAAGACCGCCGAAGAGCTGCGCGCCAACGGGTTCTTCATCACCGGCGATCTGGGCCGCTATGACGACCGTGGGTATCTGCAGATCGTCGGGCGGGGCAAGGATCTGATCATCTCGGGCGGGTTCAACGTCTATCCCAAAGAGGTCGAGGCCGAGATCGACGCGATCCCCGGCGTGTTCGAATCCGCTGTGATCGGCTTGCCGCATCGCGATCTGGGCGAGGCGGTGACAGCGGTTGTTGTGACCAACGCCCGGCCTGCGCCGGATGAGGCAGCGATCCTGATGGCGCTGCACGACCGGCTGGCGAAGTTCAAGCAGCCCAAGCGGGTGCTGTTCGTCGAGGAACTGCCGCGCAATACGATGGGCAAGGTGCAAAAAACGCGCTGCGCTCGGCGTATGGGGATCTGTACGCCGGTTGAGCGCGGCTTCTCTTGTGCCGGGGCGGCCCCCTGCCCCGGCATTCCGGCAAAAAGGCTGAACGTATGACCCGAGCCACCACCCTCACCGCCGCCCGCGCCTTCGTCATCAGCGGCGGGTTTGCCGCCGAGCTGGCACCGCGCATCGCCATCCGCTCGGAAAGCCCGCGCGCCGATGCCTTGGCTGATCATCTGCTCTATCTGAACGGTGAGATGCGCCCGTTGCTGGAGGGGATGGGCTTTACCGTCACCCTGATCGACAACCCCGTTCTGCCCCGCCTGCCCGCGATCATCGCGCAGCGGATCGAAGATCCGGCGTTGAAAACCGTGCTGCTGTACGGGCATGGCGATGTGCTGTGGGGGATGGAGGGCGACTGGAAGGACGGGCGCAGCCCCTGGGTGCTGGATCAGGCGGAGGGGCGGCTTTACGGGCGCGGGACGGTGGACAACAAGGGCCAGCACGCGCTGAACCTTGCGGCGTTGCGCATCGTGTTACGGGCGCGGGGGCGGTTGGGGTTCAACGTCAAACTGCTGCTGGAGATGGGCGAGGAATGCGGCTCGCCCGGATTGAATGAGATGGCTGTCGCGCATCAGGAGGCGCTGGCTGCCGATTGCCTGATCGCCTCGGACGGGCCGCGCGCCGGATCGAAGACGCCGACGGTGTTTCTGGGCGCGCGCGGGGCGGCGACGTTTACACTGACCTGTGCGCTGCGCGAGGGCGGGCATCATTCAGGAAACTGGGGCGGGTTGCTGGTGAACCCCGGTCTGCGGCTGGCGCAGGCTTTGTCGGTGATCACCGATCCGATGGGCAAGATCCTGATCCCTGATTGGGTGCCTCAAGAGGTTGCCGCTGATGTCCGCTCTGCGCTGCAAGCCATTGAAATGGAGGTCAATCCGGGCGATCCCCTGACCGATCCGGCCTGGGGGGAACCCGGTCTGACCGGCGCGGCGCAAACCTGCGGCTGGTGCAATTTCGAGGTGCTGGCGTATCTTTGTGGCCGCCCCGAAGCGCCGGTGAACGCCATCCCCGGTTCGGCGATGGCCACCTGCCAGCTGCGCTATACCGTCGATATCGACAGCGCGCGTATCCTGCCTGCTCTGCGCGAGCATCTGGATGCGCACGGGTTTCAGGACGTGGTGATCGAGCCGCAAGGCGACGGTTTCGACAAGGCCACCCGCACCAGTTCGGACAATGATTGGGTACGGCTGGTGCTCGCCTCGATCGAGAAAACGCTGGGTCGCCCCCCTGCCCTGCAACCGAATTTCGGCGGTTCGCTGCCCAATCCGGTGTTCGCCGATACGCTGGGCCTGCCGACAATCTGGATCCCCCATTCGCACCCGGCCTGTTCGCAGCACGCGCCCAATGAGCACATGCTGCTGAGCGCGGCAGAGGAAGGCATCGCGATGATGGCCGGTCTGTTCTGGGATCTGGGCGGGGCCTAGAATCCGGCGAGCACCAGATCGGCGTGCTCGGCCAGATAGATGCGCAGCCACGGGGTGAAGTCCTGCGGGCGCTGAGCGAGCTGGTCGTGCAGTTCGGCGGTGTCGATCCAGCGGGTGTCCATGACTTCATCGGGATTGGGGGTCAGCGCCGGTTCGGCGTCACAGATGCCGAGGAACAGATCGACCACCTCATGCTCGATCATCGTGTGACCCACCGGCGCGCGGTATTCCACGACACCACGGTGCTGCAGGGCCACGCCGGTCAGCCCCAGTTCCTGCTCCAACCGCCGCTGGGCGCAATCGAGCGGCGTTTCGCCCCACAGCGGATGCGTGCAGCAGGTGTTCGCCCAAAGGCCCGGCGTATGGTACTTGGCCAAAGCGCGTCGCTGGATCAGCAAGCGCCCCCCGGCGACGACAAAGATCGACACGGCAGGGTGTTTCAGCCCGCGCTGATGCACGGTCAGCTTGTCCATCGGGCGCAACGCGCCGTCGATCCAGACGGGAATGTCCTGTTGCATCATGCTCTCACGCTTTTCAGCGCTTATTGCCGATGGCAGCGCCTTGGGAAAGGGTCAGATCATCCCTGAAAACACCAAAGCGGCGATCAGCCCGACGCCGATCAGCACCAGTCCGCCGAAGGCCCAGATCATCTGACGCCTGCGCCGTTCACGAACCGGCATGGCATAGGGGATCGATACCACCGGGCGCAGTTGCAGATCGCGCTCCATGCGCTGGGCGGTGCGGATCACCGGGTTCATCCATTCCAGCGCATAGGCCAGCAGGATGCCCAGAAAAATGCCCCCGGCGACGCCCATCACCGCCACCTTCTTGCGGCTGCGCGAAACCGGGTATTGCGGCACCAGCGCGCGTTCGAGCAGCTCGAAGCGTTCGGCCTGCTGGTCATCTTCGATCCGGGCGCCCAGTTCTGCCTCACGGCGGCGGTCGGCGGCGGCGGTGAGCTGGGCTTGCAGTTGCTCCATCCGGCGGTTCATGGCGATGACCTGCTGCTCGAATTCAGGCGCGCGGATCAGCAGCGCCTGAATTTCGGCGATACGGGCGGTCATGATGTCTTGCTGATCGGTCAGCTGGCTTAACTCTTCGGTCAACTGGGCGATCTGCCGGCGGGTTATCGCGCGGGTCGAGCTGGAGTCCTGCGCCGCGATCTCTGCCCGCTTGGCGCTGATCAAAGCGCGCAGGGCCAGCAGGTTCTCCTGAAGCCGGGCCTGTTCGTCACGGCGCTGCGTTACCGCATCGGGCAGAAAACCCTCATTGTCAGAGCGGAAGCGGGCGATTTCATTCTCAAGCCCCTGAATGCCGGTTTCCAGCCGCTGCTCTTCCGAGCGGAAGAAATCCAGCGCCTGCTGGGCGTTGGTCTGGCGGGCATCAAGGCTTTGCTGGACCATGGATTCGGCCAGTTCATTGGCGATAGCGGCCGCGGTTTCAGGATCATCATCCTGCGCGGAAACGATCAGCGCCGACAGCGAGCCGTCGCGGGTAAAGCCCTGCTGGGCGGCGGCAATCGAGGTGATCGAGAGGTTCGCGCGCAGGATGCCGACCTGCTCAACCGGGCCAAGGGGCGCGCCGTCGAACAGGTCATAGCGCTGTGCCAGATCAAGCAGCGCCTCACGCGACATCAGCCGTTGTTCAATCACCTGCACGCGGCGCGTCAGGTCGGGGGTGGCCGCAGTGGCACCGCCCTCGGTCGGGGCGACGATGACCGGGTTGATCACCTGAATCACCGCGCTGGCGGAATAGACCCGCTCGGTTTTCAGCGCCATGTACAGGCCCGCAACCGTGCCCAGCACCGTCAGCAGCACCACAATGCGCCAGCGGCGGCGCATCCAGCTGAGGATTTCGTGCAGGTTCTGAATCGGTCCCATGCGCGCGCTCCCTCAGCTCCGACGCCGCGCGGCGCGCGGGTCACGATCTTCGGATTTGTTCAGCACGACGCCCAGCAGCGGCACCAGCCCTTCAAGCAGGCGCTCGCTTTCCAGAATATCGGCGGGGGTCGTCCGCAGGCCATCAGCGACCAGCAGCACCGCATCAAGCTGCGGCAGCAGCGCGGGGGTGACAGGGTCCGACAGCAGGGGCGGCAGGTCATGGATCACCACATCAGGCGCGATACAGTCGATCATCGCACGCAGGGCGAGAATGGCCTCTGGTGCCATCATCCGTTCCGACCCTTGCCGCACAGCGGCGCTGTTCAGCGCCACGGCCAGCGACGAGCCGATGCGTTGCAGCTGATGCTCGGGCTCGGTGGTGCCCGCAAGCAGTGATTCCAGCGGGCCGGCCGGGGTCAGACCCAGCAAGGCGTGCAGACCCGGTTCTTCCAGATCGGCATCGATCAGCAGAACACGGGCGGTTTCCAGACGGGCGATGCTGGCGGCAAGCCCGGCGGCGACAAAGCTGCGCCCTGCCCCGCGGGACGGCGAGGAAATACCGATGCGTTTCCAGCCCTTGTCGGCGATGACGCGCATCAGTTGTGTGCGCAGCTGGTCCATGGCGGTGCCCGATGCGGTGCCGCGTGCAAAGGACGGGGTTTTGCCCTTGGTGGTCAGGTGATCGACCGAGTCCAGGATCAGCGGCAGGCTGGCCCAGATATCCTCGACCTCGGCCCGGCGCTGGGCGCTGGGGGCAGAGCGGCGAGCGCCGTTGATCCGGCCTTGCAGCATCGGCGCGTGACCGATGGCGCGGGTCGGCGGTGTGGGTTCGGCGCCCTCTTCCGTCGAGCGCCAACCCAGCCGTTGTTCAAGAATACGCGTGTTGACCATAACCAGACCCTTTGAGCGTGCCGAACCGCGCTCGTGCAGCGACCATTTATACCCGTTTTCGACAGAAAGCCTGTCACAAATAGGGCAGAAGCATGGTCATTGTTGCGGGTTTACAGGGTGAAAAGCGTTGCCAGCCGGTCCCCGTGTACCACGACCACGACCGCCAGAAGCAGCGCCGCGATGCTGGCCATGACCGCATCATGCAGCGGATCCCAGGCCCCGTGCTTGCGTGCCAGCCGCAGTTGCAGCGGGTAGCTGAGCAGCGCGGTCGAGGCCATGGCGATGGGCGCGCCGGGCAGGCCCAGCAT
This window contains:
- a CDS encoding malonate--CoA ligase, producing MSDNLFDQLTRSITDLEAPAIETESGTLSYAALIARTGQIANALEIGPGDRVAVQIEKSVDAILLYLATVRAGGVFLPLNTGYTAAEVAYFLGDAAPAVFVCDPAQLDVLRPVAKAAGARIETLDTQGGGSLGVAIAAASAAFDTVARGTDDLAALLYTSGTTGRSKGAMLSHGNLLSNTRALQDAWRFSASDVLIHALPVFHTHGLFVATNVTLFSGASMILLPKFDPARILALMARATVLMGVPTFYVRLLDQPGLSRDAVENMRLFVSGSAPLLEETHRSWQERTGHAILERYGMTETNMNVSNPYDGDRVAGTVGQPLPGVEVIVTDPASGAELPQGEIGMIEVRGPNVFQGYWQMPEKTAEELRANGFFITGDLGRYDDRGYLQIVGRGKDLIISGGFNVYPKEVEAEIDAIPGVFESAVIGLPHRDLGEAVTAVVVTNARPAPDEAAILMALHDRLAKFKQPKRVLFVEELPRNTMGKVQKTRCARRMGICTPVERGFSCAGAAPCPGIPAKRLNV
- a CDS encoding M20 family metallopeptidase; protein product: MTRATTLTAARAFVISGGFAAELAPRIAIRSESPRADALADHLLYLNGEMRPLLEGMGFTVTLIDNPVLPRLPAIIAQRIEDPALKTVLLYGHGDVLWGMEGDWKDGRSPWVLDQAEGRLYGRGTVDNKGQHALNLAALRIVLRARGRLGFNVKLLLEMGEECGSPGLNEMAVAHQEALAADCLIASDGPRAGSKTPTVFLGARGAATFTLTCALREGGHHSGNWGGLLVNPGLRLAQALSVITDPMGKILIPDWVPQEVAADVRSALQAIEMEVNPGDPLTDPAWGEPGLTGAAQTCGWCNFEVLAYLCGRPEAPVNAIPGSAMATCQLRYTVDIDSARILPALREHLDAHGFQDVVIEPQGDGFDKATRTSSDNDWVRLVLASIEKTLGRPPALQPNFGGSLPNPVFADTLGLPTIWIPHSHPACSQHAPNEHMLLSAAEEGIAMMAGLFWDLGGA
- the idi gene encoding isopentenyl-diphosphate Delta-isomerase is translated as MQQDIPVWIDGALRPMDKLTVHQRGLKHPAVSIFVVAGGRLLIQRRALAKYHTPGLWANTCCTHPLWGETPLDCAQRRLEQELGLTGVALQHRGVVEYRAPVGHTMIEHEVVDLFLGICDAEPALTPNPDEVMDTRWIDTAELHDQLAQRPQDFTPWLRIYLAEHADLVLAGF
- a CDS encoding GumC family protein, producing MGPIQNLHEILSWMRRRWRIVVLLTVLGTVAGLYMALKTERVYSASAVIQVINPVIVAPTEGGATAATPDLTRRVQVIEQRLMSREALLDLAQRYDLFDGAPLGPVEQVGILRANLSITSIAAAQQGFTRDGSLSALIVSAQDDDPETAAAIANELAESMVQQSLDARQTNAQQALDFFRSEEQRLETGIQGLENEIARFRSDNEGFLPDAVTQRRDEQARLQENLLALRALISAKRAEIAAQDSSSTRAITRRQIAQLTEELSQLTDQQDIMTARIAEIQALLIRAPEFEQQVIAMNRRMEQLQAQLTAAADRRREAELGARIEDDQQAERFELLERALVPQYPVSRSRKKVAVMGVAGGIFLGILLAYALEWMNPVIRTAQRMERDLQLRPVVSIPYAMPVRERRRRQMIWAFGGLVLIGVGLIAALVFSGMI
- a CDS encoding CpsD/CapB family tyrosine-protein kinase — protein: MVNTRILEQRLGWRSTEEGAEPTPPTRAIGHAPMLQGRINGARRSAPSAQRRAEVEDIWASLPLILDSVDHLTTKGKTPSFARGTASGTAMDQLRTQLMRVIADKGWKRIGISSPSRGAGRSFVAAGLAASIARLETARVLLIDADLEEPGLHALLGLTPAGPLESLLAGTTEPEHQLQRIGSSLAVALNSAAVRQGSERMMAPEAILALRAMIDCIAPDVVIHDLPPLLSDPVTPALLPQLDAVLLVADGLRTTPADILESERLLEGLVPLLGVVLNKSEDRDPRAARRRS